In Myxococcales bacterium, a single genomic region encodes these proteins:
- a CDS encoding dephospho-CoA kinase: MHVFGLTGGLASGKSTVGALYRSMGVPVVDADLVAREVVKKGLPALAELAAAFGADVLRSDGDLDRVVLARRVFGDAEAKAKLDAIMHPKIRARSAELLKAHADSGEPLACYEAALLVETGMADAFRPLVVVAARPELQLARAMARDGEDTEAVKRRLASQMPLEAKVAVADFVVENNADEAALKAAAEGALLAVCARVGVDGARYGLATAR; the protein is encoded by the coding sequence GTGCACGTCTTCGGACTCACCGGCGGTCTCGCCTCCGGCAAGAGCACCGTCGGCGCCCTCTATCGATCGATGGGCGTCCCCGTCGTCGATGCCGACCTCGTTGCGCGCGAGGTCGTCAAGAAGGGTCTGCCCGCGCTGGCAGAGCTCGCGGCCGCGTTCGGGGCTGACGTGCTCCGCTCCGACGGCGACCTCGACCGGGTGGTGCTCGCGCGCCGCGTCTTCGGCGACGCCGAGGCCAAGGCGAAGCTCGACGCCATCATGCACCCCAAAATCCGCGCCCGCAGCGCCGAGTTGCTCAAGGCCCATGCCGACAGCGGCGAGCCGCTCGCCTGCTACGAGGCGGCGCTCCTCGTGGAGACCGGCATGGCCGACGCGTTTCGCCCGCTGGTGGTGGTGGCGGCGCGCCCCGAGCTCCAGCTCGCGCGCGCCATGGCCCGCGACGGCGAGGACACGGAGGCCGTAAAGCGACGCCTCGCCTCGCAGATGCCGCTCGAAGCCAAGGTGGCCGTCGCAGACTTCGTCGTCGAGAACAACGCCGACGAGGCCGCCCTCAAGGCCGCCGCCGAGGGCGCGCTCCTGGCGGTCTGCGCCCGCGTCGGCGTGGACGGCGCGCGCTACGGCCTCGCGACAGCCCGGTAG
- a CDS encoding sigma 54-interacting transcriptional regulator, whose amino-acid sequence MVTSATGKLRTGVASAYEDEGARERTRGPETYPGLVLLYAPNYEQYRSAYLLDRPEAIMGRDAANHIFIPDQAASRQHARISQTAEGWTLTDLSSRNGTMIAGAFVTERALSHLDEIRVGDAIFKFVDTGAERFTGYRIDGTVFGERRAKLLTELVGGAQIDGLAADIERIAPTELSCMILGETGTGKEVVARGLHRASGRRGGFQAINCAAIPQNLLESELFGYRRGAFSGADRDKPGLIKLADGGTLFLDEIGDMPLDAQAKLLRVLQSREVFPLGGTTAERVDIRVVCATHRDLYAFVQSERFRGDLFARLNDHAVTLPPLRSRKEDIYLLAKSFAGRYGHPGLAVSFSAMVAMLHYAWPFNVRELESCIKRGIALGGGVVLDVTHLPEAITAQMKAYGDRKRPSGSAGSIPPAGPDASQPPPSVAHPGADQAGARPSAPPTEVELRNLLERHQGNVAAVGRELGKERMQIHRWLKRFGITLDKYR is encoded by the coding sequence ATGGTGACCAGCGCGACCGGCAAGTTGCGCACCGGCGTGGCCTCGGCTTACGAGGATGAGGGCGCGCGCGAGCGGACGCGAGGCCCCGAGACCTACCCCGGTCTCGTGCTGCTCTACGCGCCGAACTACGAGCAGTACCGCTCGGCGTACCTGCTCGACCGGCCCGAAGCGATCATGGGCCGTGACGCGGCCAACCACATCTTCATTCCCGACCAAGCCGCGAGCCGCCAGCACGCGCGCATCTCGCAAACGGCCGAAGGCTGGACGCTGACGGACCTGTCGAGCCGCAACGGGACGATGATCGCCGGCGCCTTCGTGACGGAGCGGGCGCTCTCACACCTCGATGAGATTCGCGTCGGCGATGCGATCTTCAAGTTCGTCGACACGGGCGCCGAACGCTTCACGGGCTACCGCATTGACGGCACCGTCTTCGGCGAGCGCCGCGCGAAGCTCTTGACGGAGCTAGTCGGCGGAGCGCAGATCGACGGGCTCGCCGCCGACATCGAGCGCATCGCCCCGACGGAGCTATCGTGCATGATCCTCGGCGAGACCGGCACGGGGAAGGAGGTCGTGGCGCGCGGCCTTCATCGCGCGTCGGGTCGCCGCGGCGGCTTCCAAGCGATCAACTGCGCCGCGATCCCGCAGAACCTCCTTGAGAGCGAGCTCTTCGGATACCGCCGCGGCGCCTTCTCGGGAGCCGACCGCGACAAGCCCGGCCTCATAAAGTTGGCCGACGGGGGCACGCTGTTCTTGGACGAGATCGGCGACATGCCGCTCGACGCGCAAGCGAAGCTCCTCCGCGTCCTCCAGTCGCGAGAGGTATTTCCCTTGGGCGGCACGACGGCGGAGCGCGTCGACATCCGCGTCGTCTGCGCGACCCACCGCGACCTCTACGCCTTCGTTCAATCGGAGCGCTTTCGCGGCGACCTCTTCGCGCGGCTCAACGATCACGCGGTGACGTTGCCGCCGCTGAGGAGCCGCAAGGAGGACATCTACCTGCTCGCGAAGAGCTTCGCGGGGCGCTACGGACACCCAGGCCTCGCGGTCTCCTTCTCGGCGATGGTGGCCATGTTGCACTACGCCTGGCCCTTCAACGTGCGCGAGCTCGAGAGCTGCATCAAGCGTGGCATCGCCCTCGGCGGTGGCGTCGTCCTCGACGTGACCCATCTGCCAGAGGCGATCACCGCGCAGATGAAGGCCTACGGCGATCGGAAGCGTCCGAGCGGCAGCGCCGGGAGCATCCCTCCTGCGGGCCCCGACGCCTCGCAACCGCCGCCGTCGGTGGCTCACCCCGGCGCCGACCAAGCAGGCGCACGACCGAGCGCGCCGCCCACGGAGGTCGAGCTGCGCAACCTCCTGGAGCGTCACCAGGGAAACGTCGCCGCCGTGGGGAGAGAGCTCGGCAAGGAGCGCATGCAGATCCACCGATGGCTCAAGCGTTTCGGCATCACCCTCGACAAGTATCGCTAG
- a CDS encoding class II glutamine amidotransferase: MARLFGLIGNRADLASRVLAHEAPALRVKARGPMGWGIGFYQGGEVLMRRRPIDEREIIDVAQNAGDLRTDVALGHVRNATVGALSTENTHPFRYRQWLFAQTGTVPSFDVLRERLLLNVPDFLRGDIRGETDAEIVFHVVLSFLHDAGRLADSSVDPRAVCSALRSTKAMLDAMMSEVGGGDVALNILMTNGEHMVAMHAGAPMATLEIAGKGDADMLIGDDIGLRRRAPELASMHFVLIASDFDGGAPEGARFRALPPRSLVTLARDTSPVHEPL, encoded by the coding sequence ATGGCACGTCTCTTCGGTCTCATCGGCAATCGCGCGGATCTCGCCAGTCGAGTTCTCGCGCACGAAGCGCCGGCGCTCCGCGTAAAGGCGCGAGGACCTATGGGCTGGGGCATCGGCTTCTATCAAGGGGGCGAAGTCCTCATGCGGCGTCGCCCCATCGACGAGCGTGAGATCATCGATGTCGCGCAGAACGCCGGCGATCTGCGGACTGACGTGGCCCTCGGCCACGTGCGCAACGCGACGGTCGGCGCGCTGAGCACCGAGAACACGCACCCGTTCCGCTACCGCCAATGGCTCTTCGCGCAGACCGGCACGGTGCCGTCGTTCGACGTGCTCCGGGAGCGGCTCTTGCTCAACGTCCCGGACTTTCTGCGGGGAGACATTCGCGGCGAGACCGACGCGGAGATCGTGTTTCACGTGGTGCTCTCCTTCTTGCACGACGCCGGCAGGCTCGCCGATTCGTCCGTCGACCCGCGCGCCGTGTGCAGCGCCCTAAGGTCGACGAAGGCCATGCTCGACGCGATGATGTCAGAGGTCGGTGGCGGAGACGTCGCGCTCAACATCTTGATGACGAACGGCGAACACATGGTGGCGATGCATGCGGGCGCGCCGATGGCCACGTTGGAGATCGCCGGCAAGGGCGACGCCGACATGCTCATCGGCGACGACATCGGCCTCCGCCGCCGCGCGCCCGAGCTCGCGAGCATGCATTTCGTCCTCATCGCGAGCGACTTCGACGGCGGTGCGCCCGAAGGTGCTCGCTTCCGTGCGTTGCCGCCTCGGTCCCTCGTCACGCTCGCCCGCGACACCTCGCCGGTTCACGAACCGCTGTGA
- a CDS encoding efflux RND transporter periplasmic adaptor subunit produces the protein MSDPLSRDLASLRIERDAPAAASASGSSGSRKAIVVVLGLAALGAAAYFGVEATKDRVFKPSIATTEVLLVSPAQAEITVTSSGYVVPQTTSKIGVKVPGRVKSVAVKEGDIVKAGDVVAVLDEEDQKSIIATANARVAAARARVLTAKANVAEVAQQATRQKALVESGAVGRATFEDLEARRVALAEVVRAAEAEVAAAQAEVEALRVGLKDRTVTAPIGGTVIGKPITVGETVGASFSQGGVTPVAEIVDMTSLLVETDVPEARLHLVKLGAPGEIVLDAYPAKRYRGEVVELGKRINRAKATALVKVKFKDTLEGVLPEMSARVSLLQKEIDAAALKEAPKRVVSADAIADRGGGKALFVVESGKLRLLPIKVGAPMGPNVELLDGPAPGTRVVQKPGATLIDGQRIKEDGT, from the coding sequence GTGAGCGATCCCCTGAGCCGCGATCTCGCCTCTCTTCGCATCGAACGCGACGCGCCCGCCGCCGCCTCCGCCTCGGGCTCGAGCGGCTCGCGCAAAGCCATCGTCGTCGTCCTCGGACTCGCCGCCCTTGGCGCCGCCGCCTACTTCGGCGTCGAAGCGACGAAGGATCGCGTCTTCAAGCCCAGCATCGCCACGACGGAGGTCCTCCTGGTCTCTCCGGCGCAAGCCGAGATCACTGTCACGTCGTCGGGGTACGTCGTGCCGCAGACCACGTCGAAGATCGGCGTGAAGGTTCCGGGACGCGTGAAGTCCGTCGCCGTCAAAGAGGGCGACATCGTCAAGGCCGGTGACGTCGTCGCTGTGCTCGACGAAGAAGACCAAAAGAGCATCATCGCGACAGCCAACGCGCGCGTCGCGGCGGCACGCGCGCGGGTGCTCACCGCCAAGGCCAACGTGGCTGAGGTTGCGCAGCAAGCCACTCGCCAGAAGGCGCTCGTCGAGAGCGGCGCCGTCGGGCGCGCCACGTTCGAGGACCTCGAGGCGCGGCGCGTCGCGCTCGCCGAGGTCGTTCGCGCCGCTGAAGCCGAGGTGGCGGCGGCGCAAGCAGAGGTAGAGGCGCTCCGCGTCGGGCTCAAGGATCGCACGGTCACCGCGCCCATCGGCGGCACTGTCATCGGCAAACCCATCACCGTGGGCGAGACCGTCGGCGCGAGCTTCTCGCAGGGCGGCGTCACGCCGGTCGCCGAGATCGTCGACATGACGAGCCTGCTCGTCGAGACCGACGTCCCGGAGGCTCGCCTTCACCTCGTCAAGCTGGGAGCGCCCGGCGAGATCGTGCTCGACGCGTACCCGGCCAAGCGCTACCGCGGCGAGGTCGTCGAGCTGGGAAAGCGCATCAACCGCGCGAAAGCCACCGCCCTCGTGAAGGTGAAGTTCAAAGACACGCTCGAGGGCGTCCTGCCGGAGATGAGCGCGCGGGTGAGCCTCCTCCAAAAGGAGATCGACGCGGCGGCGCTGAAAGAGGCCCCCAAACGGGTCGTCAGCGCCGACGCCATCGCCGACCGGGGCGGCGGCAAAGCGCTCTTCGTCGTCGAGAGCGGCAAGCTGCGGCTCTTGCCTATCAAGGTCGGCGCACCCATGGGTCCGAACGTCGAGCTGCTCGACGGCCCAGCGCCGGGCACCCGTGTGGTCCAAAAGCCCGGGGCCACGCTCATCGACGGTCAGCGAATCAAGGAGGACGGCACGTGA
- a CDS encoding ABC transporter ATP-binding protein — translation MIELRGVRKEFKRGSEQLVVLNGLDLEVPEGSFEALMGPSGSGKSTLLNLIAGLDKPTGGSARVAGQELSKMTDGELAKFRARHIGFIFQAYNLIPVLTALENVELPLLLTSLPAAERKKRSQTALRVVGLEERMSHYPRQLSGGQEQRVAVARAIVNDPTIIVADEPTGDLDRKAADEILDLLGRLNQEFKKTILMVTHDPAAADRATVLRKLDKGTLV, via the coding sequence ATCATCGAGCTTCGCGGCGTGCGCAAGGAGTTCAAACGCGGCTCCGAGCAGCTGGTGGTGCTAAATGGCCTCGACCTCGAGGTCCCCGAGGGCTCTTTCGAAGCGCTCATGGGCCCCTCCGGCTCCGGCAAGTCGACGCTCCTGAACCTCATCGCTGGCCTGGACAAGCCGACGGGCGGCTCGGCTCGGGTCGCCGGACAGGAGCTCTCGAAGATGACCGACGGCGAGCTCGCGAAGTTCCGCGCGCGCCACATCGGATTCATCTTCCAGGCGTACAACCTCATCCCCGTGCTCACGGCTCTTGAGAACGTCGAGCTGCCGCTGCTGCTCACGTCGCTGCCGGCGGCGGAGCGCAAGAAGCGCTCGCAGACCGCGCTCCGCGTCGTCGGCCTCGAGGAGCGGATGTCGCACTACCCGCGGCAGCTCTCCGGCGGTCAGGAGCAGCGCGTGGCCGTGGCTCGGGCCATCGTGAACGACCCGACCATCATTGTCGCCGACGAGCCCACGGGCGATCTCGACCGCAAGGCCGCCGACGAAATCCTCGATCTCTTGGGACGGCTGAACCAAGAGTTCAAAAAGACGATCCTCATGGTCACGCACGACCCGGCGGCCGCCGATCGCGCCACGGTCCTCCGGAAGCTCGACAAGGGCACGTTGGTCTAG
- a CDS encoding FtsX-like permease family protein produces MKLFLISARNVLRNRGRTFLTVLGAAVAILAFIMLRTILSAWTVAAEYAAKDRIATRHKVTFVMQLPKRYIDTIRETPGVKKATWMNWFGARDPKRPDDFFANMAVDPKTFLEVYDEVVVADADKQRWYEDRQGAIIGANLAKKMGLKVGDKVTLEGSIYPGDWTFNVSGIYTATRKSFDDSQFLFHWNYLNDSLPERRRDEIGWVVSRVDDPGKGASISQAIDSVFDQRDTQTTTMSERAMNLSFLGMFSAILTALDIVSVIILAIMMMILGNTIAMGVRERTREFAVLRAIGFTPGHVRTFIIGEAAFFGVLSGVVGVLLAYPIVQQGMGRWLEENMGGFFPYFRIEPMTVALALGLSVALGIGASLLPAARAAKLPVTEALRRVA; encoded by the coding sequence ATGAAGCTCTTCCTCATCAGCGCGCGCAACGTCCTGCGCAATCGCGGCCGTACGTTCTTGACGGTCCTCGGGGCCGCCGTCGCCATCCTCGCCTTCATCATGTTGCGCACGATCCTGTCCGCGTGGACCGTCGCCGCCGAATACGCGGCGAAGGACCGGATCGCGACGCGCCACAAGGTGACGTTCGTCATGCAGCTACCGAAGCGCTACATCGACACGATCCGCGAGACGCCCGGCGTCAAGAAGGCGACGTGGATGAACTGGTTCGGCGCGCGCGATCCCAAGCGCCCCGACGACTTCTTCGCCAACATGGCCGTCGACCCGAAGACCTTTCTCGAGGTCTACGACGAGGTCGTTGTCGCCGACGCCGACAAGCAGCGCTGGTACGAAGATCGCCAGGGCGCGATCATTGGCGCCAACCTCGCCAAGAAGATGGGCCTCAAGGTCGGCGACAAGGTCACGCTCGAAGGGAGCATCTATCCCGGCGACTGGACCTTCAATGTCTCCGGCATCTACACCGCCACGCGAAAGTCCTTCGACGACTCGCAGTTTCTCTTCCACTGGAACTACCTGAACGACTCCCTCCCGGAACGGCGGCGCGACGAGATCGGCTGGGTCGTGAGTCGCGTCGACGACCCGGGTAAGGGTGCGAGCATCTCGCAGGCGATCGACAGCGTCTTCGACCAGCGTGACACGCAAACGACGACCATGAGCGAGCGCGCCATGAACCTCTCGTTCCTCGGGATGTTCTCCGCGATCTTGACGGCTCTCGACATCGTCTCGGTCATCATCCTGGCCATCATGATGATGATCCTAGGCAACACCATCGCCATGGGCGTGCGCGAGCGAACGCGCGAGTTTGCCGTGCTGCGCGCCATCGGCTTCACGCCCGGGCACGTGCGCACGTTCATCATCGGTGAGGCGGCCTTCTTTGGCGTCCTCTCGGGCGTCGTCGGCGTGCTCTTGGCGTACCCCATCGTGCAGCAAGGCATGGGACGCTGGCTCGAGGAGAACATGGGGGGCTTCTTCCCGTACTTCCGCATCGAGCCCATGACCGTCGCGCTGGCGCTCGGTCTCTCCGTCGCCCTCGGCATCGGCGCGTCGCTGCTACCGGCAGCGCGGGCCGCCAAGCTTCCCGTTACGGAAGCGCTGCGGAGGGTCGCATGA